From a single Streptomyces sp. 1331.2 genomic region:
- a CDS encoding diacylglycerol kinase codes for MSEAHGANGPTGPTGPSGPAGPSGPTGRRSVRRVAVLSNPAAGAGHAGPAAGRAVARLRSLGIEAEPHAGRSAEDAVRLAREAAADGVDAVAVVGGDGMINLALQALAGTPVPLGVIPAGTGNDHARAYGLPLGDPEAAADVIAAGRVRAVDLGRVTGPDGTVRRYGSILATGFDSLVSDRTNRLRWPRGRMRYNLAILIEFANLRPLPFRITLADGTVIERDLTLAAVGNTSSYGGGMLMCPDALPDDGLLDVTLVDAMPRLRIARFFPTLLKGTHTTRPEVTTLRTQSLRIESPGITAYADGEFITRLPVEVAVERAALHLLVP; via the coding sequence ATGAGCGAAGCTCATGGGGCGAACGGCCCGACCGGTCCGACCGGCCCTTCTGGGCCGGCTGGCCCTTCTGGCCCGACCGGCCGGAGAAGCGTCCGCCGGGTCGCCGTCCTCAGCAACCCGGCGGCGGGCGCCGGTCACGCCGGCCCCGCCGCCGGGCGGGCCGTCGCCCGCCTGCGCTCCCTCGGAATCGAGGCCGAACCGCACGCCGGACGCTCCGCCGAGGACGCCGTCCGTCTCGCCCGCGAAGCGGCCGCGGACGGCGTCGACGCGGTGGCCGTGGTCGGCGGCGACGGCATGATCAACCTCGCCCTGCAGGCCCTCGCCGGCACCCCCGTCCCGCTCGGCGTGATACCGGCCGGCACCGGCAACGACCACGCCCGCGCGTACGGCCTCCCGCTCGGCGACCCCGAGGCCGCCGCCGACGTCATCGCCGCCGGACGGGTACGGGCCGTCGACCTCGGCCGGGTCACCGGCCCCGACGGCACCGTCCGCCGGTACGGATCCATCCTCGCCACCGGCTTCGACTCCCTGGTCAGCGACCGCACCAACCGCCTGCGCTGGCCGCGCGGCCGGATGCGCTACAACCTCGCCATCCTCATCGAGTTCGCCAACCTGCGCCCCCTGCCGTTCCGGATCACCCTCGCCGACGGCACCGTCATCGAACGCGACCTCACCCTCGCCGCCGTCGGCAACACCAGCAGCTACGGCGGCGGCATGCTCATGTGCCCCGACGCCCTCCCGGACGACGGCCTGCTCGACGTCACCCTCGTCGACGCCATGCCCCGGCTGCGCATCGCCCGCTTCTTCCCCACCCTCCTCAAGGGCACCCACACCACCCGCCCCGAGGTCACCACGCTGCGCACCCAGTCCCTGCGCATCGAGTCCCCGGGCATCACCGCCTACGCCGACGGCGAGTTCATCACCCGGCTGCCGGTGGAGGTGGCAGTGG